The DNA segment GTACAAGAATAAGCTGAGTGGTTATACTGATTGGAACCAACTGGAGCATGCCGAAGATTATCTGGTATATCCCAAAAATATTGGCTATTCTTTATTAATAGACGAAACAGCGCTATCTAATGGAGAATTATATACAATCCTTACCAATAAAGCCAAGAGAGGAAAAAAGGGATCCATAGTGGGGATCTTTAAAGGAACGCATGCCGCGGATATTATCAAATTGATTAAAGAAAATTTCACTGATGAGCAACGGCGTATAGTTAAGGAAGTGACGTTAGATATGGCAAATAGCATGAGCCAAATTGTTAAAAAATGTTTTTCAAAGGCTACCAGGATAATCGACCGTTTTCATGTTCAGAACATCATTAATTTCTTCGATAACAGAAGTACCAATGCTGCAGCAGAATCTTTCAATGCAAAAGTAAAGGATTTCAGAAGGCAATTCAGAGGTGTTGTTGATGTGAAATTCTTCTTATTCAGATTAACAAAAATATTTGCATGACAACTACAAACAACATTTACACCCAACTTTTGGCACTGATACTTTGAAGATAATAGTTTGTAATTAAATATGTTGATATTAGATTTCAATAATAATTTCAAGTATAACGAAAGTCTTTACAACTTATCCATAACCATATTTCGTAATTCTCAATAAATTAGTAATTCTCATTTAAACACACAACAATCAGTAAAAAGACCGCAGGGTTGGCCAGAACAATATTTATTTGAGATTTGTAATATATGTTTTTACCAAAACAGGCTCTGTCGAAGTTATTCCTTATAGTAGTTTTATGCATTGCTTTTTGGATTATTCTGTTTCCAATATTTCTATATGTCAGTTTAAAAGACTCGGTATTATTGATGGAAGGATAAATGGTAGAGACTAACGATCACGTATTATTCATACGAATCATTAGTTTTGCAGTAGACTAATTTATTTATTTTTAAAATTGAAAAAGCTTAAGCAAAACCTAAGACAACTATTGGGTTCGATGATAGCTATCTTTCCCTTTAGAATGCTACAACAATTAACACATCGTGATTTGTTGGTGATAAACTATCACAGCATCAAAGATATTGATCCGGATCCGATCATCAACCGAAATACGTACCGTACAGTAGAGGAGTTCGAAAATGATATTGTTTTCTTGAAAGAAAACTATCAATTTGTGAACATACGAGATGTGTTGGCCAATAATTGGGCGTCTAAATATTCGGGGAAAAAGTGTGTATTGATCACTTTTGATGACGGTTTAAGGGTGGTATATGATGTTTTTCGTCCTATTTTATTAAAACATGGTGTTTCTGCAACCGTTTTTTTAAATCCTTGTTTTGTTGATAATGCAGCGCTTCATTATCAAAGGAAAAAAAATTTAATATTACATCGTGTTTCTAATGTTGAGATAGAGGCCAAGCGAGCACGATGGAAAAATATTTTTTCGGAGCAAGGAATCTATTGTGAAGGTTTTCATGAAAGTGTCCAGGCCATTGATTATTCTCATTCGTCTATACTTAATGACCTAGCCAGATTATTTGATGTTGATTTTCAGCAATATCTGATGGATCATCCCATTTACTTAAGTAGTGGTCAAATTAGGGAAATGATAAAGGAAGGCTTTGGGTTTGGGGGGCACAGTATGGATCATCCCAAATATGATGAATTGCATTTTGATGATCAGTTATCGCAAACACTGGATAGTATTGAGTGGGTGTGCGCGAAATTTGATTTGGATTATAGAGTATTTGCTTTTCCTTTGAGAGATCATCTTATAAGTGTTGATTTGTTTGAAAAAATAAAGGAAGACTGTGAGCTTTCTTTTGGAGTGAGGGGGATCGGGGATGATATCATTGATAATCATATACAACGTATGGATGTGGAGTCGAAAGCAATGGATATTGAAACGGTTATCAAGTTTGAGTTTGTCAAATATTTGCTCCGCTGTGTGATTGGTAAAAATAAATATAAACGTAATTAAAAAACTTGCAGTCATCTCATCAGGTAAAATTATATGTACCTGAAAAAATACGAATCTATAAACAAGTTGTATGGCAGAATCAAATAAAAAACAGCTCATAGAAAATACGATGTGGGTGTATGCCGCTAAAATGATTACCCAACTTTTGGGTCTTGTTGCTACGGTGTTGGTTATACGTAAGTTACCGGTAGATACTTATGGTACTTATACCTTTTTGTTTGGGCTTTTCTTTGTGTATCAACTGTTTATAACAAGTCCTGTAAAAAATGTTTTATTGCGTTACATTCCTGAATTTCGTGAAAATGGGGATGGTCGTGTAGTGCGTAAAATGCTGGGATATTCATTGATGTTGTCCTTGTTTTTAATAATCGTGTTCTCCGGAGTTTTATTTATATTTAGAAATGGTTTTGCAAGGATCTTTCATATTGAAGAACTGGATATTCACATAAAAGCTTTTTTCGTATTTGTTATTTGTTATGCATTAAAGGTTCTTTCTGAAACGATTATTGCATCCTTCCTAAAGCATCCCATGAGCGCAAAGGCTGGTATATGGGTGATGATTTTCAGATCTACAGCTTATTTTATATTGCTTCATAAAATATCGGTCAATATTTTGTTGTATGTAGAGGCTGGCGTTTCTATGATATTTGTGGTGTATGTGTTTCGTGAAATATTAAAGCAAATTCAATGGCAGAAACACAATAGAGTTTATGGAAATAGTAAGGAGATAAAGCGTAGGGTACTAAGGTTTTATTTGTTATCGTTTTTTTCGGAATTGGGATATGGTATTATAGGTAAAACGAGCGACCATTACATCATTGCCGCCATGTCGTCTCCTTTTTATGTGGGACTGTATGGTTTTGCACTTAAAATATTTGAGATGTTTTATAAGGTGCTGCCTTTTAGGGAATTTGAATCCATATTGAAACCCGTGTTTTTTAGACGTTTTTCAAAGTCAGGCAGTGATGGAGAAATCAATGAGTTTTATATGTTTTCCATAAAAGTGCTGGTGCCCTTGTTTATGCTGCCTGTATGTTATTTTTTACTATTTGGCAAAGGGGTTATCATCCATGTGTTTGAAGCTAAATATTTGCCGGCTTATTGGGTTTGTTGTATTACTTTATTGGGGATTCTGTTGAATGGATTCTTTTATCCACTTAACTTGGTGATACAATTAAAAGAGCGGGTTGAGATTAACTTGTATTCAAGGGTTATAGCTGTATTTAGTATTGTGGCAGGTATTTACCTGATGAAGATTTATGGTATTGTTGGGGTGGCAATGGCTACAGTGACTGGGGAGTTTTTGAAAAATGTTTTTATGTTGTTTATGCTTCGTAGATATATTCCCATCCGTTATGCACCTAAAATCTTTATTAGATATGGATTAATTACGTTTTTAATCGTTCTTTTATTATTGCCTGTCTCTTTTTACTGCGCAAGTATTCCGGGGTGGTTGCTGGGCAGCGCTTTGTTTTTTCTTTTGTATTTGGTATTGGTGGTGAATTTACATCCTTTGACTGATAAGGATGTAAAAAAATTAAATGAATTATTTGCCAGTTCTACAAAACTAGATAAAATATATAAGAAGATAATACCGATTGTTGATAGGCTTAAGATAAATAAAACAGTTGGCCTTTTTTAATAGTAAAATCGTATTGATTGACAAAATAAGTACCTTCGGCTAATCAAGATGAAGAAAGTTTCAGTTTTGAGAAGCCTCACTATATAAAGAATAATTTAAATGATATATGGACGCATCTGTTTTTTCTTTCAGCGTGAAATCGATGGGTGTTGTTCATGAAGATATGGAGTAATAAAAGATAGACATATGCAACAGAATTCTCATATGAAGCCTAGGGTATTAGTCATTGGTTTAAAGGGGCTACCAAGTTTTGGAGGGGCAGCTACAGTGGGTGAGAATATTATCGATCAGTTAAAGGATACATATGGTTTTACCGTATTGTCAGTAGAAACTCATGCTAGTGAAACTTTTTCATTGGGAGATGTTCGCCAAATTATCTTTAAAAAATTTCCTTTATCTAAACTAAATGTTTTCGTTTACTATGTAAAATGTGCTTTGTATGCTCTTTTTTGTAAAAAATACGATTTGGTGCATCTTCATCATACTGATGGCGCATTTATACTACCATTATTAAAGTTACGTTATAAGGTGGTTGTAACATCGCATGCGCGACCTCAGGAGCATGTGAAATGGAACTGGTGGGTTAATTATTTCTTTACTTTGAATGAGAAGATAGCTTTTAAAATGGCCGATCAATTTACGGCCGTATCAAAGCCATTAAAGGAAGTCTATGATCAGGTCTACCAGCGTGAAGTTGTGTTTATTCCCAATGGGGTAGATATTCGAACAGCCATAGGTAAGGATGATTCAGTAAGTGATGAGGAGCCTTATATTTTATTTGCTGCAGGTAGAATTATTCCGTCTAAGGGTTTGCATATATTGCTGCGTACGCTACAAGCGATGGATTTTAAAACAAAGATTAAAGTGGTCGGCAATCTGGAACAAATTCCTGCGTATAAAAGGCAAATATTATCCCTGTCTGAGGGATTAAATGTGGAGTTTGTGGGGTTGTTCAAAAACAAGGTAGCATTGTTGAATCTGGTTGCGAATGCACAATTATTTGTTTATCCTACTTTGTACGAAGCGATGTCTATCATGTTGTTGGAGGCCGCATCGGTAAAAGTCCCCATTATTTGTAGTGATATTCCTGCAAACACGGCTGTATTCTCCAATGAGGAGGTTTCTTTATTTGTGTCGGAAGATATGGATGACCTGCAGCATAAAATTCTTTATTTTTATGGACATAAGAGCGAAGCTTTCCATAAGGCACAAAAAGCTTTCGAAAAGTTAGAGAAGTCCCATAGTTGGGCAACCATAGCTAATCAATATAAAGTTGTTTTTGCGTCTTTGATGTAAGCTTAGTGTTAATATTAAGTTATTTAAAATCATAGTTTAATAAAGATATCTGACCTTGTTTTAAACGCTTTTATGTAATAAAATACTGCTTTGAATAAAGATTTTGGTCGTTTGTCAAATTCAATGATCAACACACCTTTTTTTAGTTAAGTTTGTTAAAGTTCAAGTGCGAAATACATTGTGTTTTTCAAGGAGAACATTTGTAATGATGTTTTTTATGAGAAATGATAATGATCGCATCCTGATTCAGCATACTACTGTTAATCCGTTAGGCACTGTGAGGTGGGACTGACCAGTCGGAGATGTGCCAGTCATGGATATCATTCATCTTCATTTATTTTATCAATATCTAATTTTGGGCATATATGATTCACATTTTTATTATCAGTTTATAATAATATACGAGGCAAAATAATAGTCATGAACTTTCAGAGTGGATATATTTATATGGGTAAGAAGTGTAGAATAGTAGGCTTGCTGTTAATTATTTTTTCAGCGGGAAGTATATGTGAGGGACAGTATTACTCAATGAATACTCAATATATTCATGACCCATTGCGTATAAATCCAGCTTATGCAGGAGGGAATGAAGCGCTGAATTTATCCTTGTTTTATGGGAAAAAATGGATTGGAATGGATGGCTCCCCCGAAACAATGGTCTTTAGTGCAGACGCTCCTTTATTCAAGCAAAAGTTTGGTTTAGGTCTGACGTTGATAAGTGATAATTATGAAGGAAAAAGGGAAAATCAGTTAGGTACCAATTATGCCTATAGAATACTAATGCCCAATAGCGTGCTTTCTTTTGGTGTAGGTGCGATGCTTGTGCGGACTAAATTTGCTTTTCGTAATTTAACCAATCTCGATCAAGGAAAGGATGTGGGGATAAAGGGCTCTAAAACGTATTCTATTCCTAATGTGAGCTTTGGGATACATTACTCTTTTAAGGATTATTTTGTTGGCCTTTCCGTTCCGGAGTTACTATATCATACCTTTGACCAGGAAAAAGATCAGTATGTTACAAAGAATGATTTTTCTAAATACACCTATCTATTGAACTCCGGGTATCAATTTAATGTGTTTTCTAAAATTAGGTTGTATCCTTCGGTGTTACTTCAATATACGACCAATGATGTATCTGAACAGTGGCAATATGATTTAAACACAATGCTTAGTTATAATGATCAATTTTGGTTAGGAGGCTCTTATCGCAACGACCGCTTGTTTGGCGCCTTATTAAAGATTAATATGAGTAAACAAATAAGCGTCGCATATAGTTATAATTTTGAAATAGGTTCATTGAATAAAAATAGTAAAGAATCACATGAGCTTATGCTCAGATACGTTTTTAAATATAAAGTTGATGCACCGAACCCATTGATTTTTTAGTACTTTGCATTATACTTATTATTTAATACACATGAAAATAAAATTATTATTATTGTCTTTTTTGTTTTTTAATTGTTTGTCATTTTTAAAAGCGCAAAGCAATATTTACACCATAGAAAAGACGGTTTTTAGTTCCAATCGGTTTGATGAGTTCGCGCCTGTTTTTTACAAGGGAGGCATTGTCTTTTGCTCTAATCGAAGAAATTCTTCACTGGTAAATTATTCCAATGATGCCAACAGAGCACAGTTTAACATTTACTTTGTTGAACCGGATAAAAAGGGTAAATGGAAAAATGCAGATCTGTTTTCAAAGGAAATAACCACTAAGCTTAATGATGGGCCGGTTACGTTCA comes from the Saccharicrinis fermentans DSM 9555 = JCM 21142 genome and includes:
- a CDS encoding glycosyltransferase family 4 protein, with the translated sequence MQQNSHMKPRVLVIGLKGLPSFGGAATVGENIIDQLKDTYGFTVLSVETHASETFSLGDVRQIIFKKFPLSKLNVFVYYVKCALYALFCKKYDLVHLHHTDGAFILPLLKLRYKVVVTSHARPQEHVKWNWWVNYFFTLNEKIAFKMADQFTAVSKPLKEVYDQVYQREVVFIPNGVDIRTAIGKDDSVSDEEPYILFAAGRIIPSKGLHILLRTLQAMDFKTKIKVVGNLEQIPAYKRQILSLSEGLNVEFVGLFKNKVALLNLVANAQLFVYPTLYEAMSIMLLEAASVKVPIICSDIPANTAVFSNEEVSLFVSEDMDDLQHKILYFYGHKSEAFHKAQKAFEKLEKSHSWATIANQYKVVFASLM
- a CDS encoding polysaccharide deacetylase family protein; translated protein: MKKLKQNLRQLLGSMIAIFPFRMLQQLTHRDLLVINYHSIKDIDPDPIINRNTYRTVEEFENDIVFLKENYQFVNIRDVLANNWASKYSGKKCVLITFDDGLRVVYDVFRPILLKHGVSATVFLNPCFVDNAALHYQRKKNLILHRVSNVEIEAKRARWKNIFSEQGIYCEGFHESVQAIDYSHSSILNDLARLFDVDFQQYLMDHPIYLSSGQIREMIKEGFGFGGHSMDHPKYDELHFDDQLSQTLDSIEWVCAKFDLDYRVFAFPLRDHLISVDLFEKIKEDCELSFGVRGIGDDIIDNHIQRMDVESKAMDIETVIKFEFVKYLLRCVIGKNKYKRN
- a CDS encoding lipopolysaccharide biosynthesis protein, whose amino-acid sequence is MAESNKKQLIENTMWVYAAKMITQLLGLVATVLVIRKLPVDTYGTYTFLFGLFFVYQLFITSPVKNVLLRYIPEFRENGDGRVVRKMLGYSLMLSLFLIIVFSGVLFIFRNGFARIFHIEELDIHIKAFFVFVICYALKVLSETIIASFLKHPMSAKAGIWVMIFRSTAYFILLHKISVNILLYVEAGVSMIFVVYVFREILKQIQWQKHNRVYGNSKEIKRRVLRFYLLSFFSELGYGIIGKTSDHYIIAAMSSPFYVGLYGFALKIFEMFYKVLPFREFESILKPVFFRRFSKSGSDGEINEFYMFSIKVLVPLFMLPVCYFLLFGKGVIIHVFEAKYLPAYWVCCITLLGILLNGFFYPLNLVIQLKERVEINLYSRVIAVFSIVAGIYLMKIYGIVGVAMATVTGEFLKNVFMLFMLRRYIPIRYAPKIFIRYGLITFLIVLLLLPVSFYCASIPGWLLGSALFFLLYLVLVVNLHPLTDKDVKKLNELFASSTKLDKIYKKIIPIVDRLKINKTVGLF
- a CDS encoding PorP/SprF family type IX secretion system membrane protein, whose protein sequence is MNFQSGYIYMGKKCRIVGLLLIIFSAGSICEGQYYSMNTQYIHDPLRINPAYAGGNEALNLSLFYGKKWIGMDGSPETMVFSADAPLFKQKFGLGLTLISDNYEGKRENQLGTNYAYRILMPNSVLSFGVGAMLVRTKFAFRNLTNLDQGKDVGIKGSKTYSIPNVSFGIHYSFKDYFVGLSVPELLYHTFDQEKDQYVTKNDFSKYTYLLNSGYQFNVFSKIRLYPSVLLQYTTNDVSEQWQYDLNTMLSYNDQFWLGGSYRNDRLFGALLKINMSKQISVAYSYNFEIGSLNKNSKESHELMLRYVFKYKVDAPNPLIF
- a CDS encoding transposase; the encoded protein is MNGRNFQRQYKNKLSGYTDWNQLEHAEDYLVYPKNIGYSLLIDETALSNGELYTILTNKAKRGKKGSIVGIFKGTHAADIIKLIKENFTDEQRRIVKEVTLDMANSMSQIVKKCFSKATRIIDRFHVQNIINFFDNRSTNAAAESFNAKVKDFRRQFRGVVDVKFFLFRLTKIFA